A region from the Halomarina litorea genome encodes:
- a CDS encoding alanine and proline-rich secreted protein Apa, translated as MRRVLLSLLAVCCVLSVGVAAVPLSPNAAGQPTPGTAPPAHSAPADAGSPRPGPDSPSTAPLTAFRRSDDCSDDTFVVCVTDTTNYLAPPRGEVVVTAYNDSSLDLSATLAAESATLDGRLHAETLRAAFSAAESDAGRRAVLERYTRLTENRTEALRQREREALREYNDGDLSTGAFVRTLTEVSAAADRLGTTVDRLDSYRLRTPGSDVTAERLGRIRADLVPLTGPVRDHLQSVHAGRVPPARVFVETTERSVVLSGVVERNGRRLFLREAYVDGLRDPDAPNRYRGESGNHQINQVISRASELYPWATSFIGVEIPTSSSTLSNAGIYQVVMDHPHGTLTTFLDGGSDRVFAEYQAKDLSLVPTTTKAKTNETAGLTLTLGRTHESGPLNVTVTDAAGERLDAEISVNNESIGRTGTDGSLWTVTPRSVLVTVTAEYRGQRVTATVFAREQQSIQRS; from the coding sequence ATGCGTCGCGTCCTCCTGTCGTTGCTGGCGGTCTGCTGTGTCCTCTCGGTCGGGGTCGCGGCGGTCCCGCTGTCCCCGAACGCGGCCGGCCAGCCGACGCCGGGGACCGCCCCGCCTGCACACTCCGCCCCCGCCGACGCCGGGTCGCCCCGCCCGGGTCCCGACTCGCCCTCGACCGCCCCGCTCACCGCCTTCCGCCGCTCGGACGACTGCAGCGACGACACGTTCGTCGTCTGCGTCACGGACACGACGAACTACCTCGCGCCCCCGCGGGGCGAGGTCGTCGTGACCGCCTACAACGACTCCTCGCTCGACCTCTCGGCGACGCTCGCCGCGGAGTCGGCGACCCTCGACGGTCGGCTCCACGCCGAGACGCTCCGGGCGGCGTTCTCCGCCGCCGAGTCGGACGCGGGTCGACGGGCGGTCCTCGAACGCTACACCCGCCTGACCGAGAACCGGACAGAGGCGCTCCGCCAGCGGGAACGGGAGGCGCTCCGCGAGTACAACGACGGCGACCTCTCGACGGGGGCGTTCGTCCGGACGCTCACGGAGGTCAGCGCCGCGGCCGACCGACTGGGCACGACCGTCGACCGCCTCGACAGCTACCGCCTGCGCACGCCGGGGTCCGACGTGACCGCGGAGCGACTCGGCCGCATCCGCGCCGACCTCGTCCCGCTGACCGGCCCCGTCCGGGACCACCTCCAGTCCGTCCACGCCGGGCGCGTCCCGCCGGCCCGCGTGTTCGTCGAGACGACCGAGCGCTCGGTCGTCCTGAGCGGGGTCGTCGAGCGCAACGGCCGGCGGTTGTTCCTTCGCGAGGCGTACGTCGACGGCCTCCGGGACCCCGACGCTCCCAACCGGTACCGCGGCGAGAGCGGCAACCACCAGATAAACCAGGTCATCTCGCGGGCGAGCGAACTCTACCCGTGGGCCACCTCGTTCATCGGGGTGGAGATACCCACCAGCAGCAGCACGCTCAGCAACGCCGGCATCTACCAGGTGGTGATGGACCACCCGCACGGGACCTTGACCACGTTCCTCGACGGCGGGAGCGACCGGGTGTTCGCGGAGTACCAGGCGAAGGACCTCTCGCTCGTCCCCACGACGACCAAGGCGAAGACCAACGAGACGGCGGGGCTGACGCTCACGCTCGGGCGGACCCACGAGAGCGGCCCCCTCAACGTCACCGTCACCGACGCGGCGGGCGAGCGCCTCGACGCCGAGATATCGGTCAACAACGAGAGCATCGGGCGCACGGGGACGGACGGGTCCCTCTGGACCGTGACGCCCCGGTCGGTGCTCGTGACCGTCACGGCCGAGTACCGCGGCCAGCGGGTGACGGCGACCGTCTTCGCCCGCGAACAGCAGTCCATCCAGCGGTCCTGA
- the ahaH gene encoding ATP synthase archaeal subunit H, whose translation MARPEVLDRIKEAEREADEIVAEAEADRDERISEARERADDIREQARAEADEMEEERLAEARAGIEEERESILEAGRTERAELEAQAREREPEVVAEVLDRFKEAVHAQT comes from the coding sequence ATGGCCAGACCCGAGGTCCTTGACCGCATCAAGGAGGCCGAGCGCGAGGCCGACGAGATCGTCGCCGAGGCGGAGGCGGACCGCGACGAGCGCATCTCCGAGGCCCGCGAACGTGCCGACGACATCCGCGAACAGGCCCGCGCGGAGGCCGACGAGATGGAAGAGGAGCGTCTCGCCGAGGCCCGCGCGGGAATCGAGGAGGAACGCGAGTCCATCCTCGAGGCGGGCCGCACCGAGCGGGCCGAACTCGAAGCACAGGCGCGCGAGCGCGAACCCGAGGTCGTAGCGGAGGTGCTCGACCGCTTCAAGGAGGCCGTCCATGCTCAGACCTGA
- a CDS encoding methyltransferase domain-containing protein, whose amino-acid sequence MGVLENKARARLFYKYLSKVYDQVNPFIWNEEMRTEAIDLFGVEAGDRVLDVGCGTGFATEGLLEVTEDLYGLDQSPHQLEKAYEKFGKRGPVQFHLGDAERLPFADDSFDAVWSSGSIEYWPDPVATLAEFRRVVKPGGPVLVVGPNYPRSGVFQKLADAIMLFYDAEEADRMFREAGFEEFDHHFQGPDYSPEIAITTVARTPEADTDEAEVESTA is encoded by the coding sequence ATGGGAGTCCTCGAGAACAAGGCCCGCGCACGGCTGTTCTACAAGTACCTCTCGAAGGTGTACGACCAGGTGAACCCGTTCATCTGGAACGAGGAGATGCGCACGGAGGCCATCGACCTCTTCGGCGTCGAGGCCGGCGACAGGGTCCTCGACGTGGGCTGTGGCACCGGCTTCGCCACCGAGGGCCTGCTGGAGGTCACCGAGGACCTCTACGGTCTCGACCAGAGCCCCCACCAACTGGAGAAGGCCTACGAGAAGTTCGGCAAGCGCGGCCCCGTCCAGTTCCACCTCGGGGACGCCGAACGCCTGCCGTTCGCCGACGACTCCTTCGACGCCGTCTGGTCGTCGGGGTCCATCGAGTACTGGCCCGACCCGGTCGCGACGCTCGCGGAGTTCCGCCGCGTCGTCAAGCCCGGCGGGCCCGTCCTCGTCGTCGGCCCGAACTACCCTCGGTCAGGCGTGTTCCAGAAGCTCGCCGACGCCATCATGCTGTTCTACGACGCCGAGGAGGCAGACCGGATGTTCCGCGAGGCGGGCTTCGAGGAGTTCGACCACCACTTCCAGGGGCCGGACTACAGCCCCGAAATCGCCATCACGACCGTCGCACGCACCCCCGAGGCGGACACTGACGAGGCGGAAGTCGAGTCCACGGCCTAG
- a CDS encoding helix-turn-helix transcriptional regulator, which yields MRSGTHAALHIAVCLLVLAGPGLAAQTAPTDGASDATGTTITIEVRPGGDARVTVSTAFALNGSNETSAFADLAEDFERGDGRAGYSIAPFERAAAAASEATGRQMTVTDVRYEASVENGTTPGNATGRLALSFEWQNFSVVDGDTVRLGDAFETPNGTWLPGLTADQRLVVEVPEGYTLLDADAPIEDGALVWRGPTDFDDDDLDVVLERGQTTTTPTPGPNGTDASGPNGTDPPGEDPEGLTAPLFGSVALVVGTVALGAYALSSRDDDLPSPAATADLDGGGGDSGTAPGANGPAAVGAGAVEEADGAVAPPPDDGIDEELLSDEERVERLLRSNGGRMRQADIVIETGWSNAKVSQLLSAMDEEDRVDKLRIGRENLISLPGVETGIGVNDE from the coding sequence ATGCGGTCCGGGACGCACGCCGCCCTCCACATCGCCGTTTGTCTGCTCGTGCTCGCCGGACCGGGGCTGGCGGCACAGACAGCGCCGACCGACGGCGCCTCCGACGCCACCGGTACCACCATCACCATCGAGGTGCGCCCGGGCGGCGACGCGCGGGTCACCGTCTCGACCGCCTTCGCGCTCAACGGCTCCAACGAGACGAGCGCGTTCGCCGACCTCGCCGAGGACTTCGAACGGGGCGATGGGCGGGCCGGCTACTCCATCGCCCCGTTCGAGCGTGCCGCCGCCGCCGCCAGCGAGGCGACGGGACGGCAGATGACCGTGACCGACGTGCGCTACGAGGCGAGCGTCGAGAACGGGACGACCCCGGGCAACGCGACCGGCCGCCTCGCGCTCTCCTTCGAGTGGCAGAACTTCTCGGTCGTCGACGGGGACACCGTGCGCCTCGGCGACGCCTTCGAGACGCCGAACGGGACGTGGCTCCCCGGACTCACCGCCGACCAGCGACTCGTCGTCGAGGTCCCGGAGGGGTACACCCTGCTCGACGCCGACGCCCCCATCGAGGACGGGGCGCTGGTCTGGCGCGGCCCGACCGACTTCGACGACGACGACCTGGACGTGGTCCTCGAACGCGGCCAGACCACCACCACGCCGACGCCGGGACCGAACGGGACCGACGCGTCGGGACCGAACGGGACCGACCCGCCCGGCGAGGACCCCGAGGGCCTCACGGCACCGCTGTTCGGGAGTGTCGCACTCGTCGTCGGCACCGTCGCCCTCGGGGCGTACGCGCTGTCCTCGCGCGACGACGACCTGCCGTCGCCCGCCGCGACCGCCGACCTCGACGGTGGTGGCGGGGACTCCGGGACCGCCCCCGGGGCGAACGGGCCGGCCGCCGTCGGTGCCGGCGCGGTCGAGGAGGCCGACGGGGCCGTCGCACCGCCGCCGGACGACGGCATCGACGAGGAACTGCTGAGCGACGAGGAGCGCGTCGAACGCCTGCTCCGGTCGAACGGCGGGCGGATGCGGCAGGCCGACATCGTCATCGAGACGGGGTGGTCGAACGCGAAGGTCTCCCAACTGCTCTCGGCGATGGACGAGGAAGACCGGGTGGACAAACTCCGAATCGGCCGCGAGAACCTCATCAGCCTGCCGGGCGTCGAGACGGGAATCGGCGTCAACGACGAGTGA
- a CDS encoding type IV pilin codes for MSRPSPTAAPDAGDRASAPLASVLLVALVVLLAAGVGTTTLAVEPPDPPPAAAFDVDADASGRIAVTYLAGDPLPVEDLSVRVRVDGSPIAHQPPVPFFAARGFESGPTGPFNSAWGGSWEPGATGAFSIAGTNTPLSEGSVVEVRIVVDGSVVATSEVRV; via the coding sequence GTGTCACGCCCGTCCCCGACCGCTGCGCCCGACGCCGGCGACCGAGCGTCCGCACCGCTCGCGAGCGTCCTCCTCGTCGCGCTGGTCGTCCTCCTCGCGGCGGGCGTCGGTACCACGACGCTGGCCGTCGAACCGCCCGACCCGCCGCCCGCCGCCGCGTTCGACGTCGACGCCGACGCCTCGGGGCGAATCGCTGTGACCTACCTCGCAGGCGACCCGCTCCCGGTCGAGGACCTGTCGGTGCGGGTGCGGGTCGACGGGTCGCCCATCGCCCACCAGCCCCCGGTTCCGTTCTTCGCGGCGCGGGGGTTCGAGAGCGGTCCCACCGGGCCGTTCAACAGCGCGTGGGGTGGCTCGTGGGAGCCGGGTGCGACGGGGGCCTTCAGCATCGCGGGGACGAACACGCCGCTCTCCGAGGGGTCCGTCGTCGAGGTGAGAATCGTCGTCGACGGGTCGGTGGTCGCCACGAGCGAGGTGCGCGTCTAG